A genomic segment from Sulfitobacter mediterraneus encodes:
- a CDS encoding AMP nucleosidase: MTKILTPNARPSEEFTDATAAVDRLTELYMEATGFLRDQFNAAMQDTPQEVRIRAFYPEVRFRTSSYARVDTRLAFGHVSSPGTFAATITRPDLFRNYLIQQIGLLLENHGQPVIIGPSDTPIPVHFAVTGESAMEIPQDGAAEFTLRDVFDVPDLSTTNDDIVNGTYVPQDDVRPLAPFTAQRVDYSLARLAHYTATDPEHFQCHVLFTNYQFYVTEFEEYARAQLNDPDSGYTSFVSTGNVEITAGDTPLGETQKTPQMPTYHLKRKDGSGITLVNIGVGPSNAKTATDHIAVLRPHAWLMVGHCAGLRNSQALGDFVLAHAYLREDHVLDDDLPVWTPIPALAEIQIALERAVAQVTQLEGYELKRVMRTGTVATIDNRNWELRDQSGPVQRLSQSRSIALDMESATIAANGYRFRVPYGTLLCVSDKPLHGELKLPGMASDFYKTQVARHLMIGIRAMELLRSTPLERIHSRKLRSFDETAFL; the protein is encoded by the coding sequence ATGACCAAAATCCTGACCCCGAATGCCCGTCCTTCGGAAGAATTCACCGATGCCACTGCCGCCGTTGACCGGTTGACGGAGCTGTATATGGAAGCAACCGGTTTCCTGCGCGATCAGTTCAACGCAGCGATGCAGGACACGCCGCAAGAGGTTCGGATCCGTGCCTTTTATCCAGAGGTCCGGTTTCGCACCTCAAGCTATGCCCGTGTTGATACGCGGCTGGCATTTGGGCATGTCTCGTCGCCAGGCACATTTGCGGCCACCATCACCCGGCCAGACCTGTTTCGCAATTACCTGATCCAACAGATCGGCCTACTGCTTGAGAACCACGGGCAGCCGGTGATCATTGGTCCATCTGACACGCCGATCCCCGTGCATTTTGCCGTGACCGGCGAAAGCGCCATGGAGATCCCGCAGGACGGGGCGGCCGAATTCACCTTGCGCGATGTCTTTGATGTGCCGGACCTGAGCACCACAAACGATGACATCGTGAATGGCACCTATGTACCGCAAGACGACGTGCGCCCACTTGCCCCCTTCACGGCACAGCGGGTGGATTATTCCCTGGCCCGTCTGGCGCATTATACAGCGACGGACCCGGAACATTTCCAGTGTCACGTCCTGTTCACCAACTACCAATTCTACGTCACAGAGTTCGAAGAATATGCGCGGGCGCAATTGAACGATCCTGACAGCGGCTACACCTCTTTTGTCTCGACCGGAAATGTCGAAATCACCGCGGGCGACACGCCATTGGGCGAGACACAAAAAACCCCGCAAATGCCCACCTACCACCTCAAGCGGAAAGACGGCTCGGGGATTACACTGGTTAACATCGGTGTCGGCCCATCCAACGCCAAGACGGCCACAGACCATATCGCCGTGTTGCGCCCCCATGCATGGTTGATGGTTGGTCACTGTGCGGGTCTGCGTAACAGTCAGGCCTTGGGTGATTTTGTATTGGCCCATGCTTATCTGCGCGAAGATCACGTGCTGGATGACGATTTGCCAGTCTGGACCCCGATCCCGGCGTTGGCCGAAATCCAGATCGCGCTGGAACGCGCCGTGGCGCAAGTGACCCAGCTCGAAGGGTATGAACTCAAGCGTGTGATGCGTACAGGCACCGTCGCGACCATCGACAACCGCAATTGGGAATTGCGCGATCAATCCGGCCCAGTGCAACGGCTCAGCCAATCGCGGTCCATCGCCCTCGATATGGAAAGCGCGACCATCGCCGCCAACGGCTACCGTTTCCGGGTGCCTTACGGGACATTGCTATGTGTGTCCGACAAGCCGCTGCACGGTGAGTTGAAACTGCCCGGCATGGCGTCGGATTTCTATAAAACACAGGTCGCACGGCATTTGATGATCGGAATTCGGGCAATGGAATTGCTGCGTTCGACCCCGCTTGAGCGCATTCACAGCCGGAAATTGCGCTCGTTTGACGAAACCGCCTTCCTTTAA
- a CDS encoding HU family DNA-binding protein, whose protein sequence is MATKPMTKTQLVAALADEMGTDKKSAGAALDAVCNLITREVSGGGAVTLPGVGKIYCRERPERMVRNPATGEQFKKEADKVVKMTIAKALKDSVNG, encoded by the coding sequence ATGGCAACCAAACCTATGACAAAGACTCAGCTCGTCGCCGCATTGGCAGATGAAATGGGCACAGACAAAAAATCTGCAGGCGCAGCGCTGGACGCGGTTTGCAACCTGATCACACGCGAAGTGTCCGGTGGCGGCGCAGTGACCCTGCCCGGTGTTGGCAAGATCTACTGCCGCGAGCGCCCAGAGCGCATGGTCCGCAACCCTGCGACCGGTGAACAGTTCAAGAAAGAAGCGGACAAGGTTGTGAAAATGACCATCGCCAAAGCGCTGAAAGACAGCGTCAACGGCTAA
- a CDS encoding ATP-dependent Clp protease proteolytic subunit, with translation MQINLLDDTQSEKADGDRISALFFKSRNVVITGEINDKLAQRTVTHLLALAEESDDPINVYISSPGGHVESGDMVHDVIKFIRPKVRTIGSGWVASAGALIFVGAEKENRYCLPNTRFLLHQPSGGIGGQATDMMIQAEQIRIMRERFDQLFAEATGQTPEKIAADTARDFWLRASEAQDYGLVGHIINGIDQLK, from the coding sequence ATGCAGATCAATTTGTTGGACGACACCCAATCGGAAAAGGCCGATGGCGACCGCATCAGTGCTTTGTTCTTCAAAAGCCGCAATGTGGTGATCACGGGTGAAATCAACGACAAGCTGGCACAGCGTACGGTCACGCATCTGCTGGCCCTGGCAGAAGAAAGCGACGATCCGATCAACGTCTATATTTCCTCGCCCGGTGGCCATGTGGAATCGGGCGATATGGTTCATGACGTGATCAAGTTCATTCGGCCGAAGGTGCGAACAATTGGATCTGGCTGGGTGGCCAGTGCCGGCGCGCTGATCTTTGTGGGAGCAGAAAAGGAAAACCGCTATTGTCTGCCCAACACCCGTTTCCTGTTGCACCAACCTTCCGGCGGGATTGGCGGGCAGGCGACAGATATGATGATCCAGGCCGAGCAGATCCGCATCATGCGTGAACGATTTGATCAGCTGTTTGCCGAGGCGACAGGCCAGACCCCTGAAAAAATCGCCGCTGATACCGCCCGCGATTTCTGGCTCAGGGCCAGCGAGGCGCAGGACTATGGTTTGGTCGGGCACATCATCAATGGCATTGACCAACTGAAGTGA
- a CDS encoding DMT family transporter, with amino-acid sequence MDIRAILMGLIFAMMWSSAFTSARIIVADASPLFALSLRYLVSGLIGVGIALALGQSWRLTRAQWRATAIFGVLQNAMYLGLNFVAMQNIEASLAAIIASTMPLIVGFAAWVLYGERLKPLGVAGLVAGVVGVAIIMGARLSGGVDLTGVALCVIGVLALSAATLLVRGATSGGNFLMIVGLQMLVGCVALSVATLLFETPRINPSWPLVIAFTYTCLVPGLAATVVWFWLVNRIGATRAATFHFLNPFFGVLVAAVLLNESLGWREALGVLIITIGILAVQISRQSRQ; translated from the coding sequence ATGGATATTCGTGCAATTCTGATGGGTCTCATCTTTGCAATGATGTGGTCGTCGGCCTTTACATCTGCGCGGATCATTGTTGCGGATGCCTCGCCCCTGTTTGCGCTTTCGCTCCGCTATTTGGTGTCTGGCCTCATCGGAGTCGGGATTGCGCTGGCATTAGGACAAAGCTGGCGGCTGACCCGGGCACAATGGCGGGCGACCGCGATCTTTGGCGTCCTGCAAAATGCGATGTACCTTGGGTTGAACTTTGTCGCGATGCAAAACATCGAGGCGTCGCTGGCCGCGATCATCGCCTCTACCATGCCTTTGATCGTCGGATTTGCCGCCTGGGTTCTCTATGGTGAACGGCTTAAGCCGCTGGGTGTGGCAGGTTTGGTGGCAGGTGTTGTTGGTGTGGCCATCATCATGGGTGCCCGACTCAGCGGCGGTGTTGACTTGACGGGTGTTGCCCTCTGCGTGATCGGTGTGCTCGCGCTTTCCGCTGCAACGCTGTTGGTGCGCGGTGCCACATCCGGCGGCAATTTCCTGATGATTGTGGGACTGCAAATGTTGGTGGGCTGTGTTGCCTTGTCTGTCGCCACACTGCTGTTCGAAACGCCACGGATCAACCCAAGCTGGCCACTGGTCATTGCCTTTACCTACACCTGCCTCGTGCCGGGTTTGGCTGCAACGGTGGTTTGGTTCTGGCTGGTCAACCGGATTGGCGCCACACGTGCAGCCACCTTCCACTTTCTCAACCCGTTTTTCGGTGTTCTGGTCGCCGCAGTCCTGCTCAATGAATCGCTCGGCTGGCGCGAAGCCTTGGGTGTTTTGATCATCACAATTGGAATTCTGGCGGTTCAAATCTCGAGGCAAAGTCGCCAATAA
- a CDS encoding GlxA family transcriptional regulator — translation MNSARLIDQTTAPRSYAFVLLPGFSTLGFSCALDTLALANHHPSGQKFYKWRLISETGTPVRAYNGVSIEVDSGLTELDRNETLIVCAGENAGRGSTKPLLNWLRRETRKGMDYGALSSGTYTLALAGLIGGKRVTTHWEYKTALAEMLPDVIMEDTLYSVDGRVFTSAGNVASMDLMLHRVNKDYGNDIATWVADQMVYTVPRLHSQKQRMSLQSRPEVRNAKLLLALQIMENNLEDPLRPDEIAGVVSLSTRQLERLFAKYLSTSPKRYYLHLRLEKARNLLRQTDLSVTDVCVACGFKSLSHFSKSYRSAYGIPPGMEASDGKVLWSDSVHR, via the coding sequence ATGAACAGCGCCCGCCTCATAGATCAGACCACCGCTCCACGGTCTTATGCCTTCGTGCTTCTGCCGGGGTTCTCGACGTTGGGCTTTTCTTGCGCACTGGACACGTTGGCCCTGGCCAACCACCACCCTTCTGGCCAGAAGTTTTATAAATGGCGGCTGATCTCGGAAACCGGAACGCCGGTTCGCGCTTACAATGGTGTGAGCATCGAAGTGGACAGCGGCCTGACGGAACTGGATCGAAACGAAACTTTGATCGTCTGTGCCGGTGAAAATGCTGGCCGTGGCAGCACCAAACCATTGCTCAACTGGCTCCGCCGTGAGACTCGCAAGGGCATGGACTACGGTGCATTGTCATCCGGCACCTATACGCTGGCATTGGCCGGTTTGATCGGTGGAAAGCGGGTCACGACCCACTGGGAATACAAGACAGCACTGGCCGAAATGTTGCCTGACGTGATCATGGAAGACACGCTTTATTCCGTCGACGGCCGGGTCTTTACCTCAGCTGGCAACGTGGCCTCGATGGATCTGATGCTGCACCGCGTCAACAAGGACTACGGCAACGACATCGCAACATGGGTGGCCGATCAGATGGTCTATACCGTGCCGCGGCTCCACAGCCAGAAACAGCGCATGTCGCTGCAGTCACGGCCCGAAGTGCGCAATGCCAAGCTGTTGCTGGCGCTGCAGATCATGGAAAACAACCTCGAAGACCCGCTGCGTCCTGATGAGATTGCAGGCGTCGTCAGCCTCAGCACCCGGCAGCTGGAGCGTTTGTTCGCAAAGTACCTCAGCACCTCTCCAAAACGGTATTATTTGCACCTGCGTCTCGAAAAGGCGCGGAACCTGCTGCGCCAAACAGACTTGTCAGTGACAGATGTCTGCGTCGCCTGCGGTTTCAAATCGCTGTCGCATTTTTCAAAGAGCTATCGCTCGGCCTATGGCATTCCCCCGGGCATGGAGGCCTCTGACGGTAAAGTGTTGTGGTCAGATTCGGTGCATCGCTGA
- the msrB gene encoding peptide-methionine (R)-S-oxide reductase MsrB, which yields MPRYEKNPDAIAALSPEEFHVTQESGTERPGTGKLLNNKEPGIYVDIVSGEPLFASSDKYESGCGWPSFTKPIEPAHVAELRDASLGMIRTEVRSTHGDSHLGHVFPDGPPDRGGLRYCINSASLRFVHRDDMQAEGYGDYLNQVEDIT from the coding sequence ATGCCCCGCTACGAAAAAAACCCGGACGCCATCGCGGCCCTTTCGCCCGAAGAGTTTCACGTGACACAAGAAAGCGGCACCGAACGCCCCGGCACGGGCAAGCTGCTCAACAACAAAGAGCCAGGCATCTATGTCGATATCGTATCGGGTGAGCCGCTGTTTGCCTCGTCCGACAAATACGAATCCGGCTGCGGCTGGCCCAGTTTCACCAAACCCATCGAACCGGCCCATGTGGCAGAATTGCGCGATGCCAGCCTTGGCATGATCCGCACCGAGGTGCGCAGCACCCACGGTGACAGCCACCTTGGCCATGTGTTTCCCGACGGTCCTCCCGACCGCGGCGGGCTGCGCTATTGCATCAATTCCGCTTCCTTGCGGTTTGTACACCGCGATGACATGCAGGCCGAGGGGTATGGCGACTACCTGAACCAAGTGGAGGACATCACATGA